Proteins found in one Balneola sp. genomic segment:
- a CDS encoding T9SS C-terminal target domain-containing protein, which yields MKKLAIILFTVFIFSSFAWAQVSVGQDAPDFSLLYLGGGQNDRISLEDQEGKVVYIFFYGANCPHCRSNGPVTQTEIFEVFEDDTNFVALGIDTWNANTSSNNSFRNVTGITYPLLLNGRDVLVDYYGNSGAYDRSVVVGADGVLRYRGTVFVNNDFEAVQDVLEAELEKVATNSEEEGFTPSTIQLNQNYPNPFNPSTTISYSIDSPGEVSLKVYNLLGREVATLVNGTQASGNHSIVWNASNVPSGVYVYRLSSGETQISRRMMLIK from the coding sequence ATGAAAAAACTTGCTATCATACTATTCACCGTTTTTATTTTTTCATCTTTTGCTTGGGCTCAGGTTTCAGTGGGGCAGGACGCTCCTGATTTTTCACTTCTATATTTAGGGGGAGGTCAGAATGATCGTATTTCCCTGGAAGATCAGGAAGGCAAAGTAGTGTATATCTTCTTTTATGGAGCGAACTGCCCCCACTGTAGATCCAATGGCCCGGTTACCCAAACTGAAATCTTTGAAGTATTTGAAGATGATACCAATTTTGTTGCATTGGGTATCGATACCTGGAATGCAAATACCAGTTCTAATAATAGCTTTCGAAACGTAACAGGAATTACTTATCCCCTTTTGCTTAACGGAAGAGACGTCTTGGTTGATTACTATGGGAATTCGGGAGCTTATGATCGCTCAGTGGTAGTTGGTGCAGATGGGGTGCTGCGTTACAGAGGAACCGTATTTGTGAATAATGACTTTGAGGCTGTACAGGATGTACTTGAAGCTGAACTCGAAAAAGTAGCCACCAACTCAGAAGAAGAAGGATTTACTCCAAGTACTATTCAGTTAAATCAGAACTACCCTAATCCTTTTAATCCCAGTACCACAATCTCATATAGTATCGATAGTCCGGGAGAAGTTTCTTTGAAAGTGTATAACCTTCTTGGTAGAGAAGTAGCTACACTGGTAAACGGCACCCAGGCTTCTGGAAATCATTCTATTGTATGGAATGCTTCAAATGTTCCTTCAGGAGTGTATGTATATCGACTCAGTTCAGGAGAAACCCAGATTTCGAGAAGAATGATGCTCATCAAATGA
- a CDS encoding TlpA family protein disulfide reductase, translated as MKLTLAILVFLGSLSVAPPKVNNFRLKNLDNRTTTYKDIKGDTYTVIDFWATWCKPCIKSIPKLVEISKEFETEGVNFVGISIDSPRNQAKVKPFVRSLGVEYDVLLDPNSEVMGRLGVQAVPTLLIINQDDEIIYFHEGYKPGEEVEIREKILSLLEE; from the coding sequence ATGAAGTTAACATTAGCCATACTTGTTTTTTTGGGGAGCCTTTCAGTTGCTCCTCCCAAGGTGAATAACTTTCGCCTTAAGAATCTGGATAACCGAACCACCACGTACAAAGATATAAAGGGTGATACCTATACGGTCATCGATTTTTGGGCTACCTGGTGCAAGCCCTGTATAAAGTCTATTCCCAAGCTGGTTGAAATATCGAAGGAGTTTGAAACGGAAGGCGTAAACTTTGTTGGTATTAGCATCGATAGCCCTCGAAACCAGGCCAAAGTAAAACCTTTTGTTCGCTCATTAGGGGTAGAATATGATGTCCTTCTGGATCCAAATAGTGAAGTAATGGGACGATTGGGCGTTCAGGCAGTTCCTACCTTGCTCATCATTAACCAGGATGACGAAATTATCTACTTTCATGAGGGATATAAGCCCGGTGAAGAGGTGGAGATAAGAGAAAAAATCCTAAGCCTTCTGGAAGAATGA
- a CDS encoding carboxymuconolactone decarboxylase family protein → MSEEKNRLEQFRERRAEQNEKVLGLDHLGIKRFFNMDTNTYRDGALDTKTKELLGLVASAVLRCNDCIDYHLEQSAKTGSTKAEIIDALNVALIVGGSIVIPHLRHAVDTIEMLEEEGSFVN, encoded by the coding sequence ATGAGTGAAGAAAAAAACCGACTAGAACAATTCCGTGAACGCCGGGCTGAACAAAATGAAAAAGTGCTGGGCTTAGATCACCTGGGCATCAAGCGTTTTTTTAATATGGATACAAACACTTACCGTGATGGTGCCCTGGATACCAAAACAAAAGAACTTCTTGGACTGGTTGCTTCTGCTGTGTTACGCTGTAACGATTGTATTGACTATCACCTGGAGCAAAGTGCAAAAACAGGCTCAACGAAAGCCGAGATTATTGATGCGCTTAATGTAGCTTTGATTGTCGGAGGAAGTATTGTGATCCCTCATTTACGTCATGCGGTAGATACCATTGAGATGCT